The window TACCAGATCGAAGCGAAAGAAGGTGGCTTGAAGTTTCAGGTCAATCTGTCGGACTACATCGACACGGGTTTGTTTCTCGATCACCGCATCACACGCTCGATGGTTCGTGATGAAGTCGCTGGAAAACGATTCCTCAATCTGTTTGCCTACACGGGTTCGTTCACGGTTTATGCCGCCGATGGTGCTGCCGCATCCACGACAACGGTGGATTTGTCGAACACGTATTTGACCTGGGCGAAAGAGAACATGCGCCTGAATGGCTTCGAAGGCGACTCGCACGAGTACGTTGCCGAGGACGCGATGACGTTTATCAAAAACTTGCCGGCCACCGCGGTTTTTGATGTGGCCGTCGTCGATCCTCCCACTTTCAGCAACAGCAAACGCACCCAGAAAGACTGGGTTGTGCAAGACGACTACAAGGACTTGCTTCAGCAAACCCTCAAACACATCGCTCGAGATGGTGTCATTTACTTCTCGACGAATTTCCGACAATTCCAGATGGACGAATCCGCTTTCCCGGGAGCCAAAGTCCACGAAATCAGCCGGCAAACCGTTCCGGAAGACTTCCGCAATCGACGCATTCACCGGTGCTGGCGAATCACCCGAACCAGCTGACCGGGACAGACAATCAGATACTATTGGATGACTTCGCTACCATCCTTGGTTGCCAACGCTTCCAAAAGACCAACATCGATGGAATTCGTAATGAACTTGACGGCACCATCACCCAAAACCACGTGCCCTCCGCCCTGGTGAGAGTCGCCTTCCGCAAGTTCCAGCAACGTTTGCAGATCAATGTCTTCGGGGCTCATCCAGTGAACCTCGTTCTGGTGCTCGGTTTCGACGAACAAGATAGTGTTTGCCAAGCCATCAGTCACTTGGCCAAATCCCGTTGGAATCGCACCTTCAAACATACCCGACGGATCCACCACTGCGACATAGCTGGTCATCAATGGATCGCCCACCTTGGAAGGACAGGCATAAGCGGACACCGCGGTCGATGCCACCAAAGTGTTCTCGGGTGCATCCCAAGGTTTCGAAAGATCAATCTGCTGATACAGGGATTCCTGCTCCATGAAAGGCAGAATCAAAACTCGCCAACTATGCAGTTTGTTGCCATTCTCATCGACCGTGTATGCGGGCGGCAATTGATCGTAAGCGGAATGGTAATTGTGCAGCGCCAGCCCTATCTGCTTCATGTTATTGCTGCAACTCATTCGCCGAGCCGCTTCACGTGCGGCCTGCACCGCCGGAAGCATGATCCCCACCGCAATGCCCCCGCAGACAAGCACTCCCACAAACGCGAGCGCCAAAAGAGGAGCCATCACGCACCCAGAATTGAAACCGCCCTGTCCCACCACTTTCGCCTCGACTGGCATCGTTTCGGTGTAATGATTTCCAGGAACGAGTGGATCAGGCGAATCAGACATGGCGATCTCGTTGTGGATGTGCGGGGAAAGCAGCCAAAATTGACGAGCAACACAATTCTACCCTGCTCGCGAGCGACGTGCTGAACCAGCGAGCATTGGCGTGAGCCACCTCGCAACGGAGCAAAACCCGGTATCATTCAGGACGCCAATTGTTCTCTTCTTCTGTTGAAATCGCATGAGCACCGCATCGATATCGGATCCAAACGCTTCCGTTCGTGAGAACACCGCGTCGTGGTTGCTACGCTTGGATGAATGGGCCGCTCGAACAGGCGACAAACTCAATCCGATCTTGATCAAAGAAACGCGTCAAGCGCTCAAGAGCCGACAATTCGTGGTCACGTTCTCGGTGCTGTTGGTCGCCGCGTTTGCATGGACAGTGATCGGCAGTCTGATGCTGATGCCCCAAATCTACACGTCGCCGTCGGCACCTCGATTGTTGATCGGTTACTACTTTGTGCTCGCCGTGCCGATGCTGCTGATCGTCCCGCTGGCCGCCTACCGTTCTCTCGAAGCCGAAATTGACGACGGGACGCTGGAACTGCTTTCGATCACTTCGCTGAGTGCCTGGCAAATCGTGATGGGCAAATTGGCCAGTGCCTCGCTGCAAATGATGCTGTATTTGATCACGCTGTTTCCTTGCGTGGCTTACGCCTACACACTGCGCGGCATCGACCTGCCGACGGTGGGATTGATCATGGCAATATTGATTGGCAGCGGTTTGCTACTGACCGTGGTTGCCTTGTCATTTGCGCCGCTGGCTCGAGGTCGTACCGGACGAATCTCGACACTACTGGTGGTTCTGATGATCCTGATGCTATGCGAGTATTTGGTGGGCGCCGCAGCCGTCGCGTTGATCCTATATGGCAATCCGCTCAATGCCGGTTGGACGTCGTTCATCTGTGTTGGCAGCCTGCTCACCGCAATTTGCATCAGCCATTTGCTGCTAACAACCACCGCCGCCCAACTGACTCCAGAAAGCGAAAATCGATCCAGTGGGATTCGCTGGTCGATCTTGGTGCTCACCGCGACTTTGATCGGACTGGCAACCTTCACAATGGAGTGGAACCCGGGTGATTCACAAGAAGGAATGATCCTGTGGATTCCGGTTGCGATGATTCTGGCAGGCGTCTGGACCGGAGCCGGGGCCATGATGGCGGCAGAATCCAGCAGCCTGACGCCACGAATTCAACGTGAGCTACCCGGCAACTTCCTCAGTCGACTGACGCTCACGTTTCTTACGCCCGGGCCCGCAACGGGTTTGGTGTTCGCCAGCCTAGGCTCGATCCTCGTTGCAGCCTTGTTGCTGGCCGCTGCCTACCGAGCGGAATCAATTGTGGGAACGCCGATGCCTGGCGGTGCGGTGACGACCCTTTATCACTTAGTTATCGCCTACACGTCGTACCTGGTGATCTTTTTGTTCTGCGTTCGTTGGATCGTCGCGTTGGTCCGAATCAATAACAACCCGCGAGTCGAAATTGGTTTGGCCGCCTTCATCGTGGTCGCTGTGCTGGCCGCACTGATTCCCTACGCGATTGGGCTGCACCTGAACGACTATCGCCAATACGACTACTCGGCGTGGCAAATCACCAACTGGGCTTGGACCATTGGCATGATTGTCGATCGAAGCGTTTCTGACCTTTTGATCGGCGCACTGGGCGTTTGCGGACTGATCGCTTTGTTGCTTTCAATTGCAACGGTTGGTCGACGTTCCCTAGCTATCAAAACAGCCACTCCAGAAGCGGTCCTGGCTGCTCGGGAGAAGAAGTAGTCACTCGGTTTACCCGGCAAAGTTCCGAGTCAAACAAACGTGACGTCTATTCAGATGCAGTACTCGGTTGTATCCAGACTAGAAACAACGACGGGCTCTTGATGCAAGATGGACTGTGCGACCAAGTAAGCTTGCTGCCGCAATTCAGGAACGGCGATGCTCTCCCACAACGTGCCCTTTAGGATCGGACCAATCGCATGCAAAAACGGAGTCGGTAAATCGTCTTTTCCCAGTACGGTGAAATCCTCGGTGACGGCAATCCCCATGTCCATGTCGTCCGGTCGAGCCAGACCTCGTTCGAACAAATTTCGGTACAGCGGCAACGCAGAATCCGAGAACCGAGACTTGGGTCCCGTGCAATTGATCACCAAATCGCCCTCGATTTGTTTGGACGATCCGTCTCGTTCCACCATTTGAATCTCGATGCCGTGTTCACCCGATGCCAACGATTCGATCGTTGCGGGCGTGATGGTCAACTGACCACAATCGAGGGCATCCGTGATGGCATCGTGGATGGGTCCCGCGATTCGGTGCCGGATCACATTCCAATCGGCCGAATACTTCTTCAAGAACAACTGACGCTCTTCCAACGACAATGCTTTCCACAGTTGTTGCGTTCGACCTCGCAACTTGTCGACCGCGATCGCCGGGTTCTGGCTG of the Rhodopirellula baltica SH 1 genome contains:
- a CDS encoding class I SAM-dependent methyltransferase translates to MSDFFTPPKPVTPLPSPEVTARQSEEFAARLRKRAKHLRRWPTKQDITCYRLYERDVPEVPLVVDRYEDHLHIGEFERPHDRSDDEHTVWLEHMVKVAAKTLDVSRSKVFFKQRKRQRGTAQHETVASRHYQIEAKEGGLKFQVNLSDYIDTGLFLDHRITRSMVRDEVAGKRFLNLFAYTGSFTVYAADGAAASTTTVDLSNTYLTWAKENMRLNGFEGDSHEYVAEDAMTFIKNLPATAVFDVAVVDPPTFSNSKRTQKDWVVQDDYKDLLQQTLKHIARDGVIYFSTNFRQFQMDESAFPGAKVHEISRQTVPEDFRNRRIHRCWRITRTS
- a CDS encoding DUF1559 domain-containing protein, which produces MSDSPDPLVPGNHYTETMPVEAKVVGQGGFNSGCVMAPLLALAFVGVLVCGGIAVGIMLPAVQAAREAARRMSCSNNMKQIGLALHNYHSAYDQLPPAYTVDENGNKLHSWRVLILPFMEQESLYQQIDLSKPWDAPENTLVASTAVSAYACPSKVGDPLMTSYVAVVDPSGMFEGAIPTGFGQVTDGLANTILFVETEHQNEVHWMSPEDIDLQTLLELAEGDSHQGGGHVVLGDGAVKFITNSIDVGLLEALATKDGSEVIQ
- a CDS encoding ABC transporter permease, with the protein product MSTASISDPNASVRENTASWLLRLDEWAARTGDKLNPILIKETRQALKSRQFVVTFSVLLVAAFAWTVIGSLMLMPQIYTSPSAPRLLIGYYFVLAVPMLLIVPLAAYRSLEAEIDDGTLELLSITSLSAWQIVMGKLASASLQMMLYLITLFPCVAYAYTLRGIDLPTVGLIMAILIGSGLLLTVVALSFAPLARGRTGRISTLLVVLMILMLCEYLVGAAAVALILYGNPLNAGWTSFICVGSLLTAICISHLLLTTTAAQLTPESENRSSGIRWSILVLTATLIGLATFTMEWNPGDSQEGMILWIPVAMILAGVWTGAGAMMAAESSSLTPRIQRELPGNFLSRLTLTFLTPGPATGLVFASLGSILVAALLLAAAYRAESIVGTPMPGGAVTTLYHLVIAYTSYLVIFLFCVRWIVALVRINNNPRVEIGLAAFIVVAVLAALIPYAIGLHLNDYRQYDYSAWQITNWAWTIGMIVDRSVSDLLIGALGVCGLIALLLSIATVGRRSLAIKTATPEAVLAAREKK